The following coding sequences are from one Mycobacterium bourgelatii window:
- a CDS encoding DNA cytosine methyltransferase translates to MPREDGPTVCQHRIIDLFAGPGGLDVGATWLGIPVTGIELDEGACATRAAAGLDTVQGDVRVYGPSDFPDATVLTGGPPCQTFTVAGKGTGRRVIEQITRSVTAMADDPGAHSARGWSTDERTELILEPMRWALLALKANVPFEAIVLEQVPAVLPVWEAFREVLQNHDYNCAVGILRSEEFGVPQTRRRAILIARHGGGKVDLPVPTHDTFRKGSPNQGAIGREPWVSMGHALTRESSFTVISNYGSGGNPRNRGQRHSGEPAATVTGKVMRNRLRLATGEWSRLSHREAGVLQTFPHDFPWSGSDIGQQIGNAIPPRLAVHVLAQALQIPLSGKELDRVVKVSWQEGRRSPLRPPSSHSEKTMAMASE, encoded by the coding sequence ATGCCGCGGGAAGATGGTCCGACAGTCTGCCAACACCGCATCATCGATCTCTTTGCTGGCCCCGGCGGCCTCGATGTGGGTGCTACCTGGCTAGGAATCCCGGTGACGGGAATCGAACTGGACGAGGGTGCATGCGCGACTCGCGCCGCCGCCGGACTTGATACGGTCCAGGGCGACGTGCGCGTGTACGGGCCGAGCGACTTCCCGGATGCAACCGTTCTTACGGGAGGACCGCCTTGCCAGACGTTCACTGTCGCTGGCAAAGGCACTGGCAGACGCGTAATCGAGCAGATCACCCGCTCCGTCACGGCCATGGCCGACGACCCCGGGGCGCATTCGGCGCGAGGGTGGTCGACTGACGAACGGACGGAACTGATTCTCGAGCCGATGCGGTGGGCACTTCTAGCTCTAAAGGCCAACGTTCCCTTTGAGGCGATCGTTCTGGAACAGGTGCCCGCTGTGCTACCGGTTTGGGAAGCTTTCCGTGAGGTGCTCCAGAACCACGATTACAACTGCGCCGTCGGGATTCTTCGGTCGGAAGAATTCGGGGTCCCACAGACACGTCGTCGCGCAATCCTGATTGCGCGGCATGGCGGAGGCAAGGTCGACCTCCCGGTCCCAACACACGACACCTTTCGGAAGGGTTCACCAAACCAGGGGGCGATCGGACGTGAACCCTGGGTTTCCATGGGTCACGCTCTCACGCGTGAGTCGAGTTTCACCGTCATCTCTAACTACGGCAGCGGCGGTAATCCCCGTAATCGTGGACAGCGCCACTCCGGCGAACCGGCGGCGACAGTGACAGGAAAAGTCATGCGGAATCGCCTCCGGCTTGCCACCGGCGAGTGGAGCCGACTGTCGCATCGCGAGGCCGGAGTCCTTCAGACATTTCCGCACGACTTTCCGTGGTCCGGCTCCGATATCGGTCAGCAGATCGGCAATGCCATCCCTCCGCGATTGGCGGTGCATGTGCTCGCACAAGCGCTACAAATCCCGCTGTCTGGAAAAGAACTCGACCGAGTAGTCAAGGTTTCGTGGCAGGAAGGACGGCGTTCTCCACTGCGCCCCCCGTCCAGCCATAGCGAAAAAACGATGGCGATGGCCTCTGAATGA
- a CDS encoding very short patch repair endonuclease, with protein MSEPVRSRPVASSDSARSRMSKQRRRDTQAELLVRQILHARGIRYRVDVRPEPDYRCKADIIWRTLRLVVFIDGCFWHGCPQHATRPRANGEWWAQKLDANILRDRKTDAFLAARGWTVLRFWEHEEPAAVADAICAKLRELRGVGG; from the coding sequence ATGAGCGAACCGGTCAGATCCCGGCCGGTTGCGTCGTCTGATTCAGCGCGTTCGCGTATGAGCAAGCAACGCCGCCGCGACACTCAGGCGGAATTGTTGGTAAGGCAGATTCTTCACGCGCGGGGCATTAGGTATCGCGTCGACGTCAGGCCGGAGCCCGACTACCGATGCAAGGCGGACATCATTTGGAGGACCCTGCGTCTGGTCGTTTTCATAGACGGGTGTTTCTGGCATGGCTGCCCTCAGCACGCGACCAGACCACGGGCAAATGGGGAGTGGTGGGCGCAAAAGCTTGACGCAAATATCCTGAGAGATCGCAAAACCGATGCCTTTTTGGCAGCACGCGGGTGGACGGTCCTACGTTTCTGGGAGCATGAGGAGCCCGCAGCTGTCGCAGATGCAATTTGCGCTAAATTGCGTGAGCTGCGTGGAGTGGGTGGTTAA